Below is a genomic region from Frankiaceae bacterium.
GGCGCCTTCGCCGAACGCGTCGCGGTCCCCGAGTCGCTCGTCGCGCGCAAGCCGGCGAACGTGTCGTACGACGCCGCCGCCGCGATCCCGCTCGCCGCGACCACCGCGCTCCAGGGGCTGCGCGACCACGGCCGTCTGCGGGCCGGGCAGCGGGTTCTCGTCGTCGGGGCGTCAGGCGGCGTCGGGACGTTCGCGGTCCAGCTCGCCAAGACCATGGGGGCGTACGTCACCGGCGTCTGCGGCGCGCGGAACGTCCCCCTCGTGCGCTCGCTCGGTGCCGACGACGTCGTCGACTACACCAGCGCGCAGCGGTGGGACGAGGGCGGCCCGTACGACCTGATCCTCCAGCTCGGGGGCACCGCCTCGGCGTCGGCACTGCGCCGCCTGCTCACCCGTGAGGGCACGCTCGTCCAGCTCAGCGGCGACTCCGGCAACCGCTGGACAGGGCCGCTCGGCCGCGTCGCCGCGGGCGCGTTCCTCTCGCGCTTCGTGAGCCAGACGATCACGACGTACACCGTCAGACCCCACCGCGAGGACCTCGAACACCTCGCGCGGCTGGCCGCTGACGGGAGCCTGCGGCCGGTGATCGACACGACGTACGCGCTGGCCGGCGTCGCGGACGCGATCGGTCACGTCGAGAGGGGTCACACCCGCGGCAAGGTCGTCGTCGACGTGCGCACGCCCGGCGGAGACGCGAACGTGCGAGCTGCTGCGACACTCGTCCCTACGCGAGACGAGTAGGAGCAGCCGTGACCGAGACGCAGACGATCGAACGCACCGACACCGACACCCAGCTCGGGTCGGGGCAGGGGAAGATGGCGCACATCGCCGACAAGTCGAAGATCACCGAGGCGTACATCACCGGCACACCCCTCGTCGCGCTCTGCGGCTACACCTGGGTCCCCTCGCAGTCCCCGAAGGGCCTCCCCGTGTGCCAGGCCTGCAAGGAGCTTGCCGACGCCCTCTGGGGCGAGGA
It encodes:
- a CDS encoding NAD(P)-dependent alcohol dehydrogenase translates to MRAILCDGYGAPADVLRVGDVDEPHLADDAVLVEVHAASVNPADCHLIRGLPRIARLSVGLRGPGFTVPGSDFAGRVTAVGANVTTVSVGDEVFGTTFLRGFGAFAERVAVPESLVARKPANVSYDAAAAIPLAATTALQGLRDHGRLRAGQRVLVVGASGGVGTFAVQLAKTMGAYVTGVCGARNVPLVRSLGADDVVDYTSAQRWDEGGPYDLILQLGGTASASALRRLLTREGTLVQLSGDSGNRWTGPLGRVAAGAFLSRFVSQTITTYTVRPHREDLEHLARLAADGSLRPVIDTTYALAGVADAIGHVERGHTRGKVVVDVRTPGGDANVRAAATLVPTRDE
- a CDS encoding DUF3039 domain-containing protein; this translates as MTETQTIERTDTDTQLGSGQGKMAHIADKSKITEAYITGTPLVALCGYTWVPSQSPKGLPVCQACKELADALWGEEAGKVGF